Sequence from the Bacteroidota bacterium genome:
ATTGGCCATGGAGTATTGGCTATTATCGTACTAATGTTGCCAATGCCTACTCTGCATTAAATGGAGAGAATCCAAATGGAACCTGGACACTCCAAATAGCCGAAGCTACAACATCTGAGGTTTCATTTACGAAGGTTGAACTTGTTTTTGGACCTCCTATTCCTGTTACCGATATCACCAATTCAACTGTTAATGATTATTGTTCAGGTTCACAGTGTATTGAGGCAAATGGCGTTTATATTGGCACCAACAACAGTTATTCTCCTAACGACCCCGTCTACCCGGCAGATGCTAATGGCTATGTTGGGGCTTGTTCGTGGAATGGCGCTAACAATAACAGTGCTTGGTTTTCATTTGTAGCCAATGCAACCACAGCCTACATTTCGCTTAGCGGCATCACAAATAATCCTCCCGGAGGAAGCGATACACAACCGATAGTTGTAACCCGGAATGGTGGATGTGGTGGCACCGGATCATGGACCGTTCCAACAGGAGGTTGTCCGGATGATGTACCGCTTAATAATGGTGCTTATGTTACTGCCAACGGAGGTGGAAGCAGCGCATCCAATGTTTATTTTAATGGTATCAGCGCAAATTGCGAGTTTAATTTATCAGGACTCACAATTGGCAATACTTACTATTTGCTAATTGATGGTAATGGCGGTATTCCATCTACTTTTTATATCGTAATGCAGAGCGGTGGACTTCCTTGTACTTCACCTCTAGGGGTTGAATTTTTCAATTTTAAAGCTGAGAAGTACGAGGATGATAAAGCGATTCTTAAATGGAGCACATTAAACGAATTCAATTGCAATTACTTTGAGGTTCAACGGTCAAATAACGGAACACATTTTAATAAGATTGGAACAATTAAAGGTGCAGGAAACTCCAGTCACACAATAAATTATTCATTTATTGATCCTTCTCCACTTCAAAGCATTAACTTTTATAGATTAAAACAAGTGGACATAAATGAAAACTTTAATTTCTCGAATATTGTTTCTTTAAAAGCCGAAAACTACAACAACATTATTGCTTATTATAATTACGAAAGCGATAATATTATTATAACAAATCTCATGTCAAAAGGTCAAAAGAAAATTAGAATCTTTGATTGCACTGGCAAATTGCTAACCACCCAAACTCTTTCTGATAATTCAGTAGCTTTTGATATGATAGACTTTGCTCATGGAGTATATTTTGTTTCAATTGAAGAAAACAATTCAATAGCAAAATTCAAAATATGCAAATGAAAACTCAACAATGAACAATAAAAAGCTAAGTTTAAAAACATATAAAAAGCATACAGCAGAATAACTGAATTAACTTAGATAAATCTTTCAATGTGAATCATTTGCTTTTTAAGAGTCTTGTGCCCTTCTTTCTTTTAATATGCAAACCTTTGTGACTTCAGCCACAAAAGTATATTCCCATTTTTTTTACAAAAAAAGGTTACCTTAAATGATAACCTCTTGTTTGCGGTAGGGACAGGACTCGAACCCTTCTCGCCTGAAGCGAGATGACAGGCTTGTGCTTAGGGTTTGCTGAAAATATTGAATGCTCAATATTATCAATAATTTTGCAGCTATCAACAAAAAACATCTGCAAAGCAAAATGGCAAAAGCATCAAAAACGCGTGCATCCAAGCAAGCCTATATTAGCACGACACAGTTAAGTTTAGACGGATTTGAAACCCCTTTTTCGCAAAAGTTAAACCCCAAAAACCGATGGGTAATTCTTGCCCATCGCATCCCATGGATAAGTTAGTCAAACTATATCAACAACAACTTAACAATCACCCAAATGGAGCCAGCTCCATAAATCCACGAGTTGCAATAGGTGCAGTAATCATAAAACACATATGCGAATTAACAGACAGAGCAACCATACACCAGATACAAGAGAACATGTATATGCAATACTTCATTGGCTACAGCAGTTTTAGCAATGAAGAACCATTCGATGCATCACTCTTTGTTAGCATCCGTATGCGCTTAAACTTTGATTTAGTGGGCAAAATGAACGAGATGATATTAGACCTTGGA
This genomic interval carries:
- a CDS encoding T9SS type A sorting domain-containing protein, giving the protein MKNKLLKFPALKLFILSITETAFRIRFKFLIALCVLLVLSGMISQGQVFTNNVPSGCNTWDSQNTYAAPGLQKQIVVSGLATPLGTGMGQVVLNQVNLELGSSTCTGNLSSYYVRLVSPAGTIIQLVGPFCTTSTSQWLKIKLRDHSSLEPVKSYTSGVQQNYWPWSIGYYRTNVANAYSALNGENPNGTWTLQIAEATTSEVSFTKVELVFGPPIPVTDITNSTVNDYCSGSQCIEANGVYIGTNNSYSPNDPVYPADANGYVGACSWNGANNNSAWFSFVANATTAYISLSGITNNPPGGSDTQPIVVTRNGGCGGTGSWTVPTGGCPDDVPLNNGAYVTANGGGSSASNVYFNGISANCEFNLSGLTIGNTYYLLIDGNGGIPSTFYIVMQSGGLPCTSPLGVEFFNFKAEKYEDDKAILKWSTLNEFNCNYFEVQRSNNGTHFNKIGTIKGAGNSSHTINYSFIDPSPLQSINFYRLKQVDINENFNFSNIVSLKAENYNNIIAYYNYESDNIIITNLMSKGQKKIRIFDCTGKLLTTQTLSDNSVAFDMIDFAHGVYFVSIEENNSIAKFKICK